The following proteins are encoded in a genomic region of Streptococcus cristatus AS 1.3089:
- a CDS encoding acetyl-CoA carboxylase carboxyl transferase subunit alpha, with protein MTKISQIIKAARDQSRLTALDFAQGIFDDFVELHGDRGFRDDGAVIGGIGTLNGQPVTVVGIQKGRNLQDNLRRNFGQPHPEGYRKALRLMKQAEKFGRPVVTFINTAGAYPGVGAEERGQGEAIARNLMEMSDLKVPIIAIIIGEGGSGGALALAVADRVWMLENSMYAILSPEGFASILWKDGSRAMEAAEMMKITSHELLQMGVVDKVIPERGFNKNELLATVKQEISTELAELSKLSLEQLLEDRYQRFRKY; from the coding sequence ATGACAAAAATCAGTCAGATTATCAAAGCAGCGCGTGATCAGTCCCGTTTGACGGCTCTGGATTTTGCCCAAGGCATTTTTGATGATTTTGTGGAGTTGCACGGAGATCGTGGTTTCCGTGATGATGGTGCTGTCATTGGCGGTATCGGAACCTTAAATGGTCAGCCAGTCACAGTGGTCGGTATTCAAAAAGGTCGCAATTTGCAGGATAATTTGCGACGGAACTTTGGTCAGCCCCATCCGGAAGGCTATCGCAAGGCCCTACGTCTCATGAAGCAGGCTGAGAAATTCGGCCGTCCAGTCGTGACTTTTATCAATACAGCTGGTGCCTATCCTGGCGTCGGTGCTGAGGAGCGCGGACAGGGAGAAGCCATTGCCCGTAATCTCATGGAAATGAGTGATCTGAAAGTGCCCATTATTGCCATTATCATTGGTGAGGGTGGCTCTGGTGGGGCGCTGGCCTTAGCAGTGGCTGACAGGGTCTGGATGCTGGAAAACTCTATGTATGCCATTCTCAGTCCGGAAGGCTTTGCTTCCATTTTATGGAAGGATGGCAGCCGAGCAATGGAGGCGGCTGAGATGATGAAAATCACCTCGCATGAGCTTTTGCAGATGGGTGTCGTTGATAAGGTTATCCCCGAACGTGGCTTTAATAAAAATGAGCTCTTAGCTACAGTCAAGCAAGAAATCAGTACCGAATTAGCGGAACTTTCTAAACTTTCTCTCGAGCAACTTTTGGAAGATCGCTATCAACGTTTTAGAAAATATTAG
- the accD gene encoding acetyl-CoA carboxylase, carboxyltransferase subunit beta produces MPLFSKKDKYIRINPNRSSRALPQPKPEVPDELFSKCPGCKHTIYQKDLGAERVCPSCGYTFRISAFERLSLTVDQGSFEELFTGIETTDPLRFPNYREKLAETRAKTGLDEAVLTGIASIKGQKTALGIMDSNFIMASMGTVVGEKITRLFEYATEHKLPVVLFTASGGARMQEGIMSLMQMAKTSAAVQRHSKAGLFYLTVLTDPTTGGVTASFAMEGDIILAEAQALVGFAGRRVIESTVREKLPDDFQKAEFLLEHGFVDAIVKRGELRDRIATLLSFHGGDQ; encoded by the coding sequence ATGCCTTTGTTTTCAAAAAAGGATAAATATATTCGGATCAATCCTAATCGTTCCTCTCGTGCCTTGCCTCAGCCAAAACCAGAAGTTCCAGATGAGCTTTTTTCTAAGTGCCCAGGTTGTAAGCATACCATTTATCAAAAAGATTTGGGGGCAGAACGTGTCTGTCCAAGCTGTGGCTATACTTTTCGGATTTCAGCTTTTGAGCGCCTGAGCTTGACGGTGGATCAAGGAAGCTTTGAGGAATTGTTCACTGGTATTGAGACGACAGATCCCTTGCGTTTTCCAAATTATCGAGAAAAACTGGCGGAGACACGGGCAAAGACTGGCCTAGATGAGGCCGTTTTGACGGGGATAGCTAGTATCAAGGGACAAAAAACAGCCCTTGGGATCATGGATTCCAACTTTATCATGGCTTCCATGGGAACGGTTGTCGGTGAAAAGATTACCCGTCTCTTTGAGTATGCGACAGAGCATAAATTGCCAGTCGTTCTGTTTACGGCTTCTGGCGGTGCCCGCATGCAGGAGGGCATCATGAGCCTGATGCAAATGGCCAAAACGTCTGCTGCTGTACAACGTCATTCAAAGGCTGGTCTTTTTTACCTAACCGTTTTGACAGATCCGACAACAGGTGGTGTCACAGCCTCTTTTGCTATGGAAGGTGATATTATCTTGGCAGAAGCGCAGGCCTTGGTAGGCTTTGCTGGCCGTCGGGTTATTGAGTCTACTGTAAGGGAAAAATTGCCAGATGACTTTCAAAAGGCAGAGTTCTTGCTGGAGCATGGCTTTGTTGATGCGATTGTCAAACGTGGTGAATTGCGAGATCGGATTGCTACTCTCTTGAGCTTTCATGGAGGTGACCAATGA
- a CDS encoding acetyl-CoA carboxylase biotin carboxylase subunit: MFRKILIANRGEIAVRIIRAARELGIDTVAVYSTADKEALHTLLADEAVCIGPAKSTDSYLNMNAVLSAAVLTGAEAIHPGFGFLSENSKFATMCEEVGIKFIGPSGAVMDLMGDKINARAQMIKAKVPVIPGSDGEVHTSEEALEVAEKIGYPVMLKASAGGGGKGIRKVEKAEDLVAAFESASSEAKAAFGNGAMYMERVIYPARHIEVQILADQQGHVVHLGERDCSLQRNNQKVLEESPSVAIGKTLRQQIGEAAVRAAESVGYENAGTIEFLLDEAKGEFYFMEMNTRVQVEHPVTEFVTGVDIVKEQIKIADGQELSFSQEDVEIRGHAIECRINAENPAFNFAPSPGKISNLYLPSGGVGLRVDSAVYPGYTIPPYYDSMIAKIIVHGENRFDALMKMQRALYELEIDGVVTNSSFQLDLISDPNVIAGDYDTAFLMEQFLPAYQEKK, translated from the coding sequence ATGTTTCGTAAAATTTTAATTGCTAACCGTGGGGAAATTGCGGTCAGAATTATTCGTGCAGCTCGCGAGCTGGGAATCGATACGGTCGCCGTCTATTCAACGGCTGACAAAGAAGCACTCCATACCTTACTGGCTGATGAGGCGGTCTGTATCGGTCCAGCCAAGTCTACGGATTCTTATCTGAATATGAACGCGGTCCTATCTGCGGCTGTTCTGACAGGTGCAGAAGCCATTCATCCTGGTTTTGGTTTTTTGAGCGAAAACTCCAAATTTGCGACTATGTGCGAAGAAGTCGGCATTAAGTTTATTGGACCTTCAGGTGCTGTTATGGACCTGATGGGGGACAAGATTAATGCTCGGGCTCAGATGATTAAGGCCAAAGTGCCAGTCATCCCAGGTTCTGATGGTGAGGTTCATACCTCTGAAGAAGCCTTGGAAGTCGCCGAAAAGATAGGCTATCCAGTCATGCTCAAAGCTTCTGCTGGTGGCGGCGGTAAAGGCATTCGTAAGGTTGAAAAGGCTGAGGATTTAGTGGCAGCCTTTGAGTCTGCTTCTAGTGAAGCCAAAGCGGCCTTTGGGAATGGTGCCATGTATATGGAGCGAGTCATCTATCCAGCGCGCCATATTGAAGTGCAGATTTTGGCAGATCAGCAGGGGCATGTGGTCCACTTGGGCGAGCGGGACTGCTCTTTGCAGCGGAATAATCAGAAGGTGCTGGAAGAAAGTCCGTCTGTGGCAATTGGGAAAACCCTGCGTCAGCAGATTGGGGAAGCAGCTGTTCGGGCTGCTGAGTCAGTCGGCTATGAAAATGCCGGAACGATTGAGTTTCTGCTGGATGAAGCCAAGGGCGAATTCTACTTTATGGAGATGAATACTCGCGTGCAGGTTGAGCATCCAGTGACTGAGTTTGTTACCGGTGTGGATATTGTTAAAGAGCAGATTAAGATTGCGGATGGTCAAGAGCTATCCTTCAGTCAAGAAGATGTTGAAATTCGCGGTCATGCGATTGAATGTCGGATCAACGCTGAAAATCCAGCCTTTAACTTTGCACCGAGCCCAGGCAAGATTTCCAATCTTTATCTGCCAAGTGGTGGAGTAGGACTGCGCGTGGATTCAGCCGTCTATCCTGGCTACACTATTCCCCCTTACTATGACAGCATGATTGCCAAAATCATCGTTCATGGGGAAAATCGCTTTGATGCCCTGATGAAGATGCAACGGGCTCTCTATGAGCTAGAAATTGACGGTGTTGTGACCAATAGCAGTTTCCAGTTGGATTTGATTTCAGATCCTAATGTGATTGCTGGTGATTATGATACAGCCTTTCTCATGGAGCAGTTCCTTCCGGCTTATCAAGAGAAAAAATAG
- the fabZ gene encoding 3-hydroxyacyl-ACP dehydratase FabZ: protein MIDINAIKEALPHRYPMLLVDRVLEVSEDEIVALKNVTINEPFFNGHFPQYPVMPGVLIMEALAQTAGVLELSKEENKGKLVFYAGMDKVKFKKQVVPGDQLIMTAKFVKRRGTIAVVEAKAEVDGKLAASGTLTFAIGQ, encoded by the coding sequence ATGATTGATATCAATGCAATAAAAGAAGCACTTCCGCACCGTTATCCCATGCTCTTGGTGGACCGTGTTTTGGAAGTCAGTGAAGATGAGATTGTTGCTTTGAAAAATGTGACAATCAACGAGCCTTTCTTTAATGGACATTTTCCCCAGTATCCAGTTATGCCAGGTGTCTTAATCATGGAAGCTCTGGCTCAAACGGCTGGTGTGCTGGAATTATCTAAAGAAGAAAATAAGGGCAAACTGGTCTTCTATGCAGGAATGGACAAGGTTAAGTTCAAAAAGCAAGTTGTACCAGGTGATCAATTGATTATGACAGCTAAGTTTGTCAAGCGCCGCGGCACCATTGCAGTGGTAGAGGCCAAGGCCGAAGTTGACGGAAAACTTGCAGCCAGCGGAACCTTGACCTTTGCGATTGGTCAATAA
- the accB gene encoding acetyl-CoA carboxylase biotin carboxyl carrier protein: protein MNINEIKDLMAQFDQSSLREFSYKNQSDELTFSKNEGQAAVATAPAVSAAPIVAPVQPTSAPVFELAPQAAPTAAPEVAPEAPEAPTPAAEGDVVESPLVGVAYLAAGPDKPAFVNVGDRVKKGQTLMIIEAMKVMNEVPAPKDGLVTEILVQNEEMVEFGKGLVRIK, encoded by the coding sequence ATGAATATCAATGAAATTAAAGACTTGATGGCTCAGTTTGACCAATCAAGTCTGCGTGAATTTTCTTATAAAAATCAAAGTGATGAGCTGACTTTCAGCAAGAATGAAGGGCAAGCCGCAGTTGCAACAGCTCCAGCAGTCAGTGCAGCTCCAATCGTAGCTCCTGTGCAGCCAACAAGCGCACCTGTGTTTGAGCTAGCTCCCCAAGCAGCTCCAACTGCAGCGCCTGAAGTGGCTCCAGAGGCTCCAGAGGCTCCAACCCCTGCTGCTGAAGGCGATGTCGTGGAAAGTCCATTGGTCGGCGTGGCCTACTTGGCCGCAGGACCAGATAAACCAGCTTTTGTCAATGTGGGAGACCGAGTTAAAAAAGGTCAAACTCTGATGATCATTGAAGCCATGAAGGTCATGAATGAAGTGCCAGCACCTAAAGATGGTCTGGTTACAGAAATTCTGGTTCAGAATGAAGAAATGGTTGAGTTTGGGAAAGGGCTGGTACGCATCAAATGA
- the fabF gene encoding beta-ketoacyl-ACP synthase II: MKLNRVVVTGYGLTSPIGNTPEEFWNSLKEGKIGIGPITKFDHSDFAVHNAAEVQDFPFDKYFIKKDTNRFDNYSLYSLYAAQEAVTNANLDVEAINKDRFGVIVASGIGGIKEIEDQVIRLHEKGPKRVKPMTLPKALPNMAAGNVAMRFGANGICKSINTACASSNDAIGDAFRSIKFGFQDVMLVGGSEASITPFAIAGFQALTALSTTEDPTRASIPFDKDRNGFVMGEGSGMLVLESLEHAEKRGATILAEVVGYGNTCDAYHMTSPHPEGQGAIKAMKLALEEAEISPSDVAYINAHGTSTPANEKGESGAIVAVFGKDVPVSSTKSFTGHLLGAAGAVEAIATIEAMRHSFVPKTAGTREVSDYIEANVVFGEGKEQEIPYAISNTFGFGGHNAVLAFKRWED; the protein is encoded by the coding sequence ATGAAACTAAATCGAGTTGTTGTAACAGGTTATGGATTAACCTCTCCCATCGGAAACACACCAGAAGAATTTTGGAATAGTTTAAAAGAAGGTAAGATTGGAATTGGTCCCATTACCAAGTTTGATCACAGCGATTTTGCTGTTCATAATGCGGCAGAGGTTCAAGACTTTCCTTTTGATAAATACTTTATCAAGAAAGATACTAATCGTTTTGACAATTATTCCTTGTATTCCTTGTATGCAGCTCAAGAAGCGGTAACAAATGCTAATCTTGATGTAGAAGCAATCAATAAAGATCGTTTTGGTGTCATCGTTGCTTCTGGTATCGGTGGTATCAAGGAAATCGAAGATCAAGTCATTCGTTTGCATGAAAAAGGTCCAAAACGTGTCAAACCAATGACCTTGCCAAAAGCCTTGCCAAATATGGCAGCGGGGAATGTTGCTATGCGCTTTGGTGCAAATGGTATCTGTAAATCAATCAATACAGCTTGTGCCTCTTCCAATGATGCTATTGGGGATGCCTTCCGCTCTATCAAGTTTGGTTTCCAAGATGTCATGTTAGTTGGTGGGTCAGAAGCTTCTATCACTCCTTTTGCCATTGCTGGGTTCCAAGCTTTGACAGCCCTATCAACTACAGAAGATCCTACCCGCGCTTCCATTCCATTTGATAAAGACCGTAATGGCTTTGTCATGGGAGAAGGCTCTGGTATGCTGGTTCTTGAAAGTCTGGAGCATGCTGAAAAACGTGGAGCGACTATCTTGGCTGAAGTGGTTGGCTACGGTAATACTTGTGATGCTTACCATATGACTTCTCCACATCCAGAAGGTCAGGGTGCAATTAAAGCCATGAAATTGGCCCTTGAGGAAGCGGAAATTAGCCCGTCAGATGTAGCTTACATCAATGCTCACGGAACTTCAACTCCTGCTAATGAAAAAGGTGAAAGTGGTGCCATTGTAGCTGTTTTTGGTAAGGATGTCCCTGTTTCATCCACCAAATCATTCACTGGTCACCTGCTGGGTGCAGCTGGTGCAGTTGAAGCGATTGCGACTATTGAAGCGATGCGCCACAGTTTTGTACCAAAAACAGCTGGTACAAGAGAAGTATCAGATTATATTGAAGCAAATGTTGTATTTGGGGAAGGCAAGGAGCAAGAGATTCCTTATGCGATTTCCAATACATTTGGCTTCGGCGGCCACAATGCTGTTCTGGCATTCAAGCGTTGGGAGGACTAG
- the fabG gene encoding 3-oxoacyl-[acyl-carrier-protein] reductase, protein MELKNKNVFITGSSRGIGLAIAHKFASAGANIVLNGRGQISDDVLAEFAGYPIKVVAISGDVSDGTDAKRMVEEAIAALGSVDILVNNAGITRDKIMLKMTEEDFEQVLKVNLTGAFNMTQAVLKPMTKARQGAIINLSSVVGLTGNVGQANYAASKAGLIGFSKSVAREVAGRNIRVNVIAPGFIESDMTDGLSEKIKEASLAQIPMKRFGNTEEVADVALFLAGQEYLTGQVIAIDGGLTMQ, encoded by the coding sequence ATGGAATTAAAGAATAAAAATGTTTTTATTACTGGCTCTAGCCGTGGGATCGGTTTAGCCATTGCACATAAGTTTGCAAGTGCAGGTGCCAATATTGTCTTGAACGGTCGCGGTCAAATTTCAGATGACGTTTTAGCTGAGTTTGCTGGTTATCCGATCAAGGTCGTGGCTATTTCAGGTGATGTGTCTGATGGTACTGATGCCAAGCGAATGGTTGAGGAGGCGATTGCGGCTTTGGGTTCTGTAGACATCTTGGTCAACAATGCTGGAATTACCCGCGATAAGATTATGCTCAAGATGACAGAGGAAGACTTCGAGCAAGTGCTGAAGGTCAATCTGACTGGAGCCTTCAATATGACGCAAGCTGTCTTGAAACCAATGACCAAGGCTCGTCAGGGAGCAATTATCAACCTATCAAGTGTTGTCGGTTTGACTGGTAATGTCGGTCAGGCCAACTATGCAGCCTCTAAAGCTGGCTTGATTGGATTTTCTAAGTCGGTTGCTCGTGAGGTAGCTGGGCGCAATATCCGTGTCAATGTGATTGCCCCAGGCTTTATCGAATCAGATATGACAGACGGGCTTTCTGAAAAAATCAAAGAAGCTTCTCTGGCTCAAATCCCAATGAAACGGTTCGGCAATACCGAAGAAGTGGCTGATGTCGCTTTGTTCTTGGCAGGACAGGAATATCTTACTGGTCAGGTCATCGCGATTGATGGCGGGCTGACCATGCAGTAA
- the fabD gene encoding ACP S-malonyltransferase produces MTKTAFLFAGQGAQYLGMARDFYEQYDVVKATFEEASQVLGYDVRALIDQDEEKLNQTRYTQPAILTTSFAIYRLLAEKGIRPDMVAGLSLGEYSALVAAGALDFKTAVALVAKRGAFMEEAAPAGSGKMVAVLNADVGLIEEACQKASQLGVVSPANYNTPGQVVIGGDVAAVDKAVELLKEAGVKRLIPLNVSGPFHTALLKPASEKLAQVLAETEFTEFQLPLVGNTEADIMEASRIKELLARQVMEPVRFYDSIAKMQEAGVTEFIEIGPGKVLSGFMKKIDKSAVVHSVESVETLTALLEK; encoded by the coding sequence ATGACTAAAACAGCCTTTCTCTTTGCCGGTCAGGGAGCCCAGTATCTGGGGATGGCTCGTGACTTCTATGAGCAGTATGATGTGGTCAAGGCGACCTTTGAGGAAGCGAGTCAGGTTCTGGGATATGATGTTCGGGCGCTGATTGACCAAGATGAGGAGAAACTCAACCAAACTCGCTATACTCAGCCAGCAATTTTGACAACTTCTTTTGCTATTTATCGCCTGCTGGCTGAAAAAGGAATCCGTCCTGATATGGTAGCTGGTCTTTCTCTGGGCGAATACTCTGCCTTGGTAGCTGCTGGCGCGCTGGACTTCAAAACAGCGGTAGCTCTAGTCGCTAAACGCGGAGCTTTCATGGAAGAAGCAGCTCCTGCTGGTTCTGGAAAGATGGTTGCGGTGCTAAATGCGGACGTAGGTCTTATTGAAGAAGCTTGCCAGAAGGCTAGTCAGCTAGGAGTGGTCTCTCCTGCCAATTACAATACTCCAGGTCAAGTCGTCATTGGGGGAGATGTGGCAGCGGTGGATAAAGCGGTAGAACTCCTCAAGGAAGCAGGTGTGAAACGCTTGATTCCGCTGAATGTTTCTGGTCCTTTCCATACGGCACTCTTGAAACCAGCTAGTGAGAAATTAGCTCAGGTCTTGGCTGAAACGGAATTTACTGAATTTCAGCTTCCGCTAGTAGGCAATACAGAAGCGGATATTATGGAAGCTAGCAGAATTAAGGAATTACTGGCCCGTCAGGTCATGGAACCAGTTCGTTTCTATGACAGTATCGCTAAAATGCAGGAAGCTGGTGTGACAGAATTTATCGAGATTGGCCCAGGGAAAGTCCTGTCTGGCTTTATGAAGAAAATTGATAAATCGGCAGTTGTTCATTCTGTTGAAAGTGTAGAGACTTTGACAGCCCTACTGGAAAAATAA
- the fabK gene encoding enoyl-[acyl-carrier-protein] reductase FabK — translation MQTRITELLDIKYPIFQGGMAWVADGDLAGAVSKAGGLGIIGGGNAPKEVVKANIDKIKSLTDRPFGVNIMLLSPFVDDIVDLVIEEGVKVVTTGAGNPSKYMARFHEAGITVIPVVPSVALAKRMEKIGADAVIAEGMEAGGHIGKLTTMTLVRQVVEAVSIPVIAAGGIADGSGAAAGFMLGAEAVQVGTRFVVAKESNAHQNYKDMILKARDIDTTISAQHFGHAVRAIKNKLTRDFEKAEKEAFKQETPDLTVFENLGAGALANAVVRGDVENGSVMSGQIAGLVSKEETVEEILKDIYYGAAEKIQQEAKRWAGVTRND, via the coding sequence ATGCAAACACGAATTACAGAATTATTAGATATTAAATATCCTATTTTCCAAGGTGGTATGGCTTGGGTTGCAGATGGTGACTTGGCTGGTGCGGTTTCAAAGGCTGGTGGTCTTGGGATCATTGGTGGCGGAAATGCGCCTAAGGAAGTGGTGAAAGCCAATATTGACAAGATTAAGTCTTTGACCGATCGTCCTTTCGGTGTCAATATCATGCTTTTGTCGCCTTTTGTAGATGACATCGTGGACCTCGTCATTGAAGAGGGTGTAAAAGTGGTGACGACTGGTGCCGGCAATCCAAGTAAGTACATGGCTCGTTTCCACGAGGCAGGTATTACTGTGATTCCTGTTGTACCAAGTGTAGCTCTGGCTAAACGGATGGAAAAAATCGGAGCGGATGCCGTCATTGCTGAAGGGATGGAAGCCGGTGGTCACATCGGTAAGTTAACGACCATGACTTTGGTTCGTCAGGTCGTAGAAGCAGTCAGCATTCCAGTTATTGCAGCTGGTGGTATTGCGGATGGCTCTGGTGCTGCAGCTGGATTTATGCTGGGGGCAGAGGCTGTTCAGGTCGGAACACGCTTCGTCGTGGCTAAGGAATCCAATGCCCACCAAAATTATAAAGATATGATCTTGAAGGCTCGTGATATTGATACGACAATCTCTGCTCAGCATTTCGGCCATGCGGTTCGTGCTATCAAGAATAAGCTGACTCGCGATTTCGAAAAAGCTGAAAAAGAAGCCTTCAAGCAAGAAACTCCAGACTTGACTGTTTTTGAAAATCTGGGTGCTGGTGCCTTGGCCAATGCAGTTGTCCGTGGCGATGTGGAAAATGGTTCTGTCATGTCCGGTCAGATTGCCGGCTTGGTCAGCAAGGAAGAAACAGTCGAAGAAATCCTCAAGGATATCTATTATGGCGCTGCTGAAAAGATTCAGCAAGAAGCAAAACGTTGGGCAGGAGTTACTAGAAATGACTAA
- a CDS encoding acyl carrier protein, with the protein MAVFEKVQEIIVEELGKEPSEVTLESTFDDLEADSLDLFQVISEIEDAFDIQIETEEGLKTVGDLVAYVEEKTK; encoded by the coding sequence ATGGCAGTATTTGAAAAAGTACAAGAAATTATCGTTGAGGAACTTGGTAAAGAGCCATCAGAAGTTACACTTGAGTCAACTTTCGATGATCTTGAAGCAGATTCATTGGATTTGTTCCAAGTAATTTCAGAAATCGAAGATGCATTTGACATCCAAATCGAAACTGAAGAAGGCTTGAAAACAGTTGGTGACTTGGTTGCCTACGTAGAAGAAAAAACAAAATAA
- a CDS encoding beta-ketoacyl-ACP synthase III gives MNYARITQVAHYAPKQVVTNDDLARIMDTSDEWISSRTGIKQRHLSRTESTSDLATRVAEQLLEKAQLSADQLDFIIVATVTPDSLMPSTAARVQANIGASQAFAFDLTAACSGFIFALSTGEKFISSGRYQRGLIIGSETLSKVVDWSDRATSVLFGDGAGGVLLEATEKQYFWAESQFTDGLRGQSLTCGGLGLSSPFSEKQADDRYLKMEGRAIFDFAIRDVASSIKNTIEESPFSVEEVDYLLLHQANIRILDKMAKKLGVSREKLPANMMEYGNTSAASIPILLSECVQQDLIKLNGDQTVLLSGFGGGLTWGTLIVTI, from the coding sequence ATGAACTATGCAAGAATTACTCAAGTAGCTCATTATGCTCCAAAGCAGGTTGTCACAAATGATGATCTGGCCAGGATTATGGATACAAGTGATGAATGGATTTCCAGCCGCACGGGTATCAAACAGCGTCACCTATCTCGAACTGAGTCAACCAGTGACTTGGCTACAAGGGTTGCTGAGCAATTGCTTGAAAAGGCGCAACTATCTGCTGACCAACTTGATTTTATCATCGTTGCGACGGTGACTCCAGATTCTCTGATGCCATCGACTGCAGCTAGAGTGCAGGCCAATATTGGAGCTAGCCAGGCTTTTGCTTTTGACTTGACGGCGGCTTGCAGTGGCTTCATCTTTGCCCTTTCAACTGGGGAAAAGTTCATTTCTTCGGGTCGTTATCAAAGAGGCTTGATTATCGGTAGTGAAACGCTGTCGAAGGTTGTTGATTGGTCGGATCGGGCGACGTCAGTCTTATTTGGTGATGGGGCTGGAGGAGTCTTGCTTGAAGCGACAGAAAAGCAGTATTTTTGGGCTGAAAGTCAGTTTACTGATGGTTTGAGAGGTCAGAGCTTGACTTGTGGTGGACTTGGTTTGTCCTCTCCTTTTTCGGAAAAGCAAGCTGATGATCGCTATTTGAAAATGGAAGGTCGCGCAATCTTTGACTTTGCTATTCGCGATGTAGCTAGTTCTATCAAAAACACCATTGAAGAGAGTCCGTTTTCAGTGGAGGAGGTTGACTATCTGCTCTTGCATCAGGCCAATATCCGAATTTTAGATAAAATGGCTAAGAAACTTGGAGTTTCTAGGGAAAAACTGCCTGCCAATATGATGGAATATGGCAATACTAGTGCAGCCAGTATCCCGATTTTATTATCTGAGTGTGTTCAACAGGACTTGATTAAGCTGAACGGAGACCAGACAGTTTTGTTGTCAGGTTTCGGTGGAGGTTTGACATGGGGCACGCTTATTGTTACAATTTAG
- a CDS encoding MarR family winged helix-turn-helix transcriptional regulator has protein sequence MNYQLVNDYLTSIFNNVLVIEESSLRGSQFKDVSIKEMHTIDVIGTTPNATPSDISRELLVTLGTVTTSLNNLERKGYIERRRSSIDRRVVHLSLTKKGRLLYRLHKRFHNRMVMQVVEGMSSEEQKVMQKGLQNLYNFLEELK, from the coding sequence TTGAATTATCAATTAGTCAATGATTATTTAACATCTATTTTTAATAATGTTTTGGTTATTGAAGAGTCTAGCCTCCGAGGCAGTCAATTTAAAGATGTCTCGATTAAAGAAATGCACACTATTGATGTTATTGGTACCACGCCTAATGCGACTCCAAGTGACATTTCAAGGGAATTACTGGTCACTTTGGGGACCGTTACAACCAGCTTGAACAACTTGGAGCGTAAGGGCTATATCGAGCGTCGCCGTTCGTCCATTGACCGTCGCGTGGTTCATCTGAGCTTGACTAAGAAAGGGAGGCTCTTGTATCGCCTTCATAAACGTTTTCACAATCGCATGGTCATGCAGGTCGTGGAAGGAATGTCATCAGAGGAACAAAAAGTGATGCAAAAGGGTTTGCAAAACTTGTATAATTTTTTAGAGGAGCTAAAATGA
- a CDS encoding enoyl-CoA hydratase, producing the protein MTFNGILYKVVDEVATITFNRPEVSNGFNIPMCEEILEAIELAANDEVVKFLVINANGKVFSVGGDLAEMQRAVSADDIQSLVKIAELVNDISFAMKRLPKPVIMSVDGPVAGAAANMVVAADFCIATEKSRFIQAFVGVGLAPDAGGLYLLTRAIGVTRATHLVMTGEALTAEKALDYGLLYKVCEAEKLEKTTEQLLKKLKRGSLNSYRAMKEMVWKSLFSGWKEYAELELAVQKSLAFTEDFKEGVQAYTEKRRPQFTGK; encoded by the coding sequence ATGACTTTTAATGGTATTCTTTATAAAGTAGTTGATGAAGTGGCGACCATTACTTTCAATCGTCCTGAAGTTTCCAATGGTTTCAATATTCCGATGTGTGAGGAGATTTTAGAAGCGATTGAGCTGGCCGCAAATGATGAGGTAGTGAAGTTTTTAGTGATCAATGCCAATGGGAAGGTCTTTTCTGTCGGTGGCGACCTAGCTGAGATGCAAAGAGCTGTCAGTGCTGACGATATTCAATCCTTGGTAAAAATTGCAGAGTTGGTCAATGATATTTCCTTTGCCATGAAACGGCTACCTAAGCCAGTGATCATGAGTGTGGACGGACCTGTTGCAGGCGCTGCTGCCAATATGGTTGTGGCTGCCGATTTCTGTATTGCGACAGAGAAATCTCGTTTCATCCAAGCTTTTGTGGGAGTGGGGCTAGCGCCAGATGCTGGTGGATTGTATTTACTGACTCGGGCAATTGGTGTGACTCGGGCAACCCATTTGGTTATGACTGGAGAGGCTCTGACCGCAGAGAAGGCCCTGGATTATGGCTTGCTCTATAAAGTCTGTGAAGCAGAAAAATTGGAAAAAACAACAGAACAGCTACTGAAGAAGCTAAAACGTGGCTCGCTGAATTCTTACAGAGCCATGAAAGAAATGGTCTGGAAGAGTCTCTTCAGCGGTTGGAAAGAGTATGCAGAGCTGGAATTGGCTGTTCAGAAATCTCTGGCTTTCACTGAGGACTTCAAAGAAGGAGTTCAAGCTTATACTGAGAAGCGGCGTCCTCAATTTACAGGTAAGTAA